One genomic segment of Pongo pygmaeus isolate AG05252 chromosome 19, NHGRI_mPonPyg2-v2.0_pri, whole genome shotgun sequence includes these proteins:
- the ZNF286A gene encoding zinc finger protein 286A isoform X3, with translation MRDSELAKEVLTLCEARDGSSVFPGFSPFPRKEHRRGRSGCSAPHGQIPGLPVSKPENYNLENGKEPLKLERKAPKSSYSDVETRPQSKDSTSVQDFSKAESCKVAIIDRLTRNSVYDSNLEAALECENWLENQQGNQERHLREMFTHMNSLSEETDHEHDVYWKSFNQKSVLITEDRVPKGSYAFHTLEKSLKQKSNLMKKQRTYKEKKPHKCNDCGELFTYHSVLIRHQRVHTGEKPYTCNECGKSFSHRANLTKHQRTHTRILFECSECKKTFTESSSLVTHQRIHVGERPYECNECGKGFNRSTHLVQHQLIHTGVKPYECNECDKAFIHSSALIKHQRTHTGEKPYKCQECGKAFSHCSSLTKHQRVHTGEKPYECSECGKTFSQSTHLVQHQRIHTGEKPYECNECGKTFSRSSNFAKHQRIHIGKKPYKCSECGKAFIHSSALIQHQRTHTGEKPFRCNECGKSFKCSSSLIRHQRVHTEEQP, from the exons ATGCGCGACTCCGAGCTGGCCAAAGAAGTTCTTACCCTTTGTGAGGCCCGGGATGGGAG CTCTGTCTTCCCAGGATTCTCCCCATTTCCAAGAAAAGAGCACAGAAGAGGGAGAAGTGGCTGCTCTGCGCCTCACGGCCAGATCCCAG ggCTTCCAGTTTCCAAACCTGAGAACTACAACTTGGAGAATGGAAAAGAACCATTGAAGCTTGAGAGAAAAGCCCCCAAAAGCAGCTATTCAG ACGTGGAGACTAGACCACAGAGCAAGGATTCAACTTCAGTGCAAGATTTTTCCAAAGCAGAATCATGCAAAGTTGCAATAATAGACAGACTGACACGGAATAGTGTCTATGACTCTAACTTGGAAGCAGCCCTTGAATGTGAAAATTGGTTAGAGAATCAGCAAGGAAATCAGGAGAGACATTTGAGAGAAATGTTCACTCACATGAATTCACTCTCTGAGGAAACAGACCATGAGCATGATGTATACTGGAAAAGCTTCAATCAGAAATCTGTCCTTATCACTGAAGACAGAGTTCCCAAAGGATCTTATGCCTTCCATACACTTGAAAAAAGcttgaaacaaaaatcaaacttaATGAAAAAGCAGAGAacttataaagagaaaaaacctCATAAATGTAATGATTGTGGTGAACTCTTCACCTACCATTCAGTGCTTATTCGACACCAGAGAgtccatactggagagaaaccctatacctgcaatgaatgtgggaaatcTTTTAGCCACAGAGCTAATTTAACTAAACACCAGAGAACTCATACTAGAATTCTCTTTGAATGCAGTGAATGCAAGAAAACCTTCACAGAAAGCTCATCCCTTGTAACACATCAGAGAATTCATGTTGGAGAGAGACCTTatgaatgcaatgaatgtgggaaaggTTTTAATCGAAGTACACATCTTGTGCAGCATCAGTTGATTCATACTGGAGTGAAGCcttatgaatgtaatgaatgtgataaagcttttattcattcatcgGCACTCATTAAACATCAAAgaactcatactggagagaaaccttataaatgtcaagaatgtgggaaagcctttagccATTGCTCATCCCTAACTAAGCATCAGAGAGTGCATACTGGAGAAAAGCCATATGAATGCAGTGAATGTGGAAAAACTTTTAGTCAGAGCACACATCTTGTtcaacatcagagaattcatactggagagaaaccctatgagtgtaatgaatgtgggaaaaccttcAGCCGGAGCTCCAATTTTGCTAAACATCAAAGAATTCATATTGGaaagaaaccttacaaatgtagcGAGTGTGGAAaagctttcattcattcatcagctCTTATTCAACATCAGAGAACTCATACCGGAGAGAAACCCTTTAGATGTAATGAGTGTGGGAAAAGCTTTAAGTGCAGTTCATCTCTCATTAGACATCAAAGAGTTCACACTGAAGAGCAACCCTGA
- the ZNF286A gene encoding zinc finger protein 286A isoform X1, whose translation METDLAEMPEKGALSSQDSPHFQEKSTEEGEVAALRLTARSQEKVTFKDVAMDFTPEEWGKLDPAQRDVMLENYRNLVSLWLPVSKPENYNLENGKEPLKLERKAPKSSYSDVETRPQSKDSTSVQDFSKAESCKVAIIDRLTRNSVYDSNLEAALECENWLENQQGNQERHLREMFTHMNSLSEETDHEHDVYWKSFNQKSVLITEDRVPKGSYAFHTLEKSLKQKSNLMKKQRTYKEKKPHKCNDCGELFTYHSVLIRHQRVHTGEKPYTCNECGKSFSHRANLTKHQRTHTRILFECSECKKTFTESSSLVTHQRIHVGERPYECNECGKGFNRSTHLVQHQLIHTGVKPYECNECDKAFIHSSALIKHQRTHTGEKPYKCQECGKAFSHCSSLTKHQRVHTGEKPYECSECGKTFSQSTHLVQHQRIHTGEKPYECNECGKTFSRSSNFAKHQRIHIGKKPYKCSECGKAFIHSSALIQHQRTHTGEKPFRCNECGKSFKCSSSLIRHQRVHTEEQP comes from the exons ATGGAGACAGATTTGGCTGAAATGCCTGAGAAAGGAG CTCTGTCTTCCCAGGATTCTCCCCATTTCCAAGAAAAGAGCACAGAAGAGGGAGAAGTGGCTGCTCTGCGCCTCACGGCCAGATCCCAG gaAAAGGTGACATTCAAGGATGTGGCCATGGACTTTACGCCAGAGGAGTGGGGGAAGCTGGATCCTGCACAAAGGgatgtgatgctggagaactATAGGAACCTGGTCTCACTTT ggCTTCCAGTTTCCAAACCTGAGAACTACAACTTGGAGAATGGAAAAGAACCATTGAAGCTTGAGAGAAAAGCCCCCAAAAGCAGCTATTCAG ACGTGGAGACTAGACCACAGAGCAAGGATTCAACTTCAGTGCAAGATTTTTCCAAAGCAGAATCATGCAAAGTTGCAATAATAGACAGACTGACACGGAATAGTGTCTATGACTCTAACTTGGAAGCAGCCCTTGAATGTGAAAATTGGTTAGAGAATCAGCAAGGAAATCAGGAGAGACATTTGAGAGAAATGTTCACTCACATGAATTCACTCTCTGAGGAAACAGACCATGAGCATGATGTATACTGGAAAAGCTTCAATCAGAAATCTGTCCTTATCACTGAAGACAGAGTTCCCAAAGGATCTTATGCCTTCCATACACTTGAAAAAAGcttgaaacaaaaatcaaacttaATGAAAAAGCAGAGAacttataaagagaaaaaacctCATAAATGTAATGATTGTGGTGAACTCTTCACCTACCATTCAGTGCTTATTCGACACCAGAGAgtccatactggagagaaaccctatacctgcaatgaatgtgggaaatcTTTTAGCCACAGAGCTAATTTAACTAAACACCAGAGAACTCATACTAGAATTCTCTTTGAATGCAGTGAATGCAAGAAAACCTTCACAGAAAGCTCATCCCTTGTAACACATCAGAGAATTCATGTTGGAGAGAGACCTTatgaatgcaatgaatgtgggaaaggTTTTAATCGAAGTACACATCTTGTGCAGCATCAGTTGATTCATACTGGAGTGAAGCcttatgaatgtaatgaatgtgataaagcttttattcattcatcgGCACTCATTAAACATCAAAgaactcatactggagagaaaccttataaatgtcaagaatgtgggaaagcctttagccATTGCTCATCCCTAACTAAGCATCAGAGAGTGCATACTGGAGAAAAGCCATATGAATGCAGTGAATGTGGAAAAACTTTTAGTCAGAGCACACATCTTGTtcaacatcagagaattcatactggagagaaaccctatgagtgtaatgaatgtgggaaaaccttcAGCCGGAGCTCCAATTTTGCTAAACATCAAAGAATTCATATTGGaaagaaaccttacaaatgtagcGAGTGTGGAAaagctttcattcattcatcagctCTTATTCAACATCAGAGAACTCATACCGGAGAGAAACCCTTTAGATGTAATGAGTGTGGGAAAAGCTTTAAGTGCAGTTCATCTCTCATTAGACATCAAAGAGTTCACACTGAAGAGCAACCCTGA
- the ZNF286A gene encoding zinc finger protein 286A isoform X2 codes for MLFWLPCMEKIQHHTDTSWKRKEYFIVFSDVETRPQSKDSTSVQDFSKAESCKVAIIDRLTRNSVYDSNLEAALECENWLENQQGNQERHLREMFTHMNSLSEETDHEHDVYWKSFNQKSVLITEDRVPKGSYAFHTLEKSLKQKSNLMKKQRTYKEKKPHKCNDCGELFTYHSVLIRHQRVHTGEKPYTCNECGKSFSHRANLTKHQRTHTRILFECSECKKTFTESSSLVTHQRIHVGERPYECNECGKGFNRSTHLVQHQLIHTGVKPYECNECDKAFIHSSALIKHQRTHTGEKPYKCQECGKAFSHCSSLTKHQRVHTGEKPYECSECGKTFSQSTHLVQHQRIHTGEKPYECNECGKTFSRSSNFAKHQRIHIGKKPYKCSECGKAFIHSSALIQHQRTHTGEKPFRCNECGKSFKCSSSLIRHQRVHTEEQP; via the exons atgttgttttggttgcctTGCATGGAGAAAATCCAGCATCACACAGATACAAGTTGGAAAAGGAAGGAGTATTTTATAGTCTTTTCAG ACGTGGAGACTAGACCACAGAGCAAGGATTCAACTTCAGTGCAAGATTTTTCCAAAGCAGAATCATGCAAAGTTGCAATAATAGACAGACTGACACGGAATAGTGTCTATGACTCTAACTTGGAAGCAGCCCTTGAATGTGAAAATTGGTTAGAGAATCAGCAAGGAAATCAGGAGAGACATTTGAGAGAAATGTTCACTCACATGAATTCACTCTCTGAGGAAACAGACCATGAGCATGATGTATACTGGAAAAGCTTCAATCAGAAATCTGTCCTTATCACTGAAGACAGAGTTCCCAAAGGATCTTATGCCTTCCATACACTTGAAAAAAGcttgaaacaaaaatcaaacttaATGAAAAAGCAGAGAacttataaagagaaaaaacctCATAAATGTAATGATTGTGGTGAACTCTTCACCTACCATTCAGTGCTTATTCGACACCAGAGAgtccatactggagagaaaccctatacctgcaatgaatgtgggaaatcTTTTAGCCACAGAGCTAATTTAACTAAACACCAGAGAACTCATACTAGAATTCTCTTTGAATGCAGTGAATGCAAGAAAACCTTCACAGAAAGCTCATCCCTTGTAACACATCAGAGAATTCATGTTGGAGAGAGACCTTatgaatgcaatgaatgtgggaaaggTTTTAATCGAAGTACACATCTTGTGCAGCATCAGTTGATTCATACTGGAGTGAAGCcttatgaatgtaatgaatgtgataaagcttttattcattcatcgGCACTCATTAAACATCAAAgaactcatactggagagaaaccttataaatgtcaagaatgtgggaaagcctttagccATTGCTCATCCCTAACTAAGCATCAGAGAGTGCATACTGGAGAAAAGCCATATGAATGCAGTGAATGTGGAAAAACTTTTAGTCAGAGCACACATCTTGTtcaacatcagagaattcatactggagagaaaccctatgagtgtaatgaatgtgggaaaaccttcAGCCGGAGCTCCAATTTTGCTAAACATCAAAGAATTCATATTGGaaagaaaccttacaaatgtagcGAGTGTGGAAaagctttcattcattcatcagctCTTATTCAACATCAGAGAACTCATACCGGAGAGAAACCCTTTAGATGTAATGAGTGTGGGAAAAGCTTTAAGTGCAGTTCATCTCTCATTAGACATCAAAGAGTTCACACTGAAGAGCAACCCTGA